From a region of the Microterricola gilva genome:
- a CDS encoding arginine--tRNA ligase produces MTPAELSQSLVGIVQNIVDARRERGGENSGETAADAAPALSAADVVLERPKNREHGDWASNIAMKLAKPLGVNPRELATEIAAAAAGIDGIASAEVAGPGFINFRIDAAAAGVLAKTIVEAGVAYGTSDSLAGNTINLEFVSANPTGPLHIGHTRWAALGDSIGRVLRAAGATVANEYYINDAGNQMQNFGASVLAAAKGEPTPEGGYPGAYIATLAEQVLAREPKLLELDDAIALHTATEIAYELQLAEIRASLDRFNVEFDVWTSERRLHATGEDGLSDIDTAVERLRAQGHVYEEDDAVWVRTTDFGDDKDRVIRRGNGIYTYFAADAALYLDKGDRGFQHKIYLLGADHHGYVHRLKALAGAAGDDPEKDVEVLIGQLVSINGAKLSKRAGNIIELDDLQAWLGTDALRYTLGRYPADSPLTIDPEILQRRTNDNPVFYVQYVHARTTGVARNALAAGVDRSVFAPELLDHETESALLGGLQEFPRIVAQAATLREPHRVARYLEELAGLYHRWYDNCRVTPLGDEPVADVHRTRLWLNDATGQVIRNGLGLLGVSAPERM; encoded by the coding sequence GTGACTCCCGCAGAACTCTCCCAGTCCCTCGTCGGCATCGTTCAGAACATCGTCGACGCCCGACGCGAGCGCGGTGGCGAGAACAGCGGCGAGACCGCAGCGGATGCCGCGCCAGCACTGAGCGCGGCCGACGTCGTCCTCGAGCGCCCGAAGAACCGTGAACACGGCGACTGGGCGTCCAACATTGCCATGAAGCTGGCCAAGCCGCTCGGCGTGAACCCGCGCGAGCTCGCCACCGAGATCGCCGCGGCCGCAGCTGGCATCGACGGCATCGCCAGTGCCGAGGTCGCCGGGCCCGGCTTCATCAACTTCCGTATCGACGCCGCCGCGGCCGGTGTGCTCGCGAAGACCATCGTCGAGGCCGGCGTCGCCTACGGAACGAGCGACTCGCTCGCCGGCAACACCATCAACCTCGAGTTCGTCTCGGCCAACCCGACCGGACCGCTGCACATCGGCCACACCCGCTGGGCGGCCCTCGGCGACTCGATCGGCCGCGTGCTGCGCGCCGCCGGCGCGACCGTCGCCAACGAGTACTACATCAACGACGCGGGCAACCAGATGCAGAACTTCGGCGCATCGGTGCTCGCCGCGGCCAAGGGCGAGCCGACTCCGGAGGGCGGCTACCCCGGCGCGTACATCGCCACGCTGGCCGAGCAGGTGCTCGCACGCGAGCCGAAGCTGCTCGAGCTCGACGACGCCATCGCCCTGCACACCGCCACCGAGATCGCTTACGAGCTGCAGCTCGCCGAGATCAGGGCCTCGCTCGACCGCTTCAACGTCGAGTTCGACGTGTGGACGAGTGAGCGCCGTCTGCACGCCACGGGCGAGGACGGCCTCTCCGACATCGACACCGCCGTGGAGCGCCTGCGCGCCCAGGGCCACGTCTATGAGGAGGACGACGCTGTCTGGGTGCGCACGACCGACTTCGGCGACGACAAGGACCGTGTCATCCGCCGCGGCAACGGCATCTACACCTACTTCGCCGCGGATGCCGCCCTCTACCTGGACAAGGGCGACCGCGGGTTCCAGCACAAGATCTACCTGCTCGGCGCCGACCACCACGGCTACGTGCACCGTCTCAAGGCCCTCGCCGGCGCCGCAGGAGACGACCCGGAGAAGGACGTCGAGGTGCTCATCGGGCAGCTCGTCAGCATCAACGGCGCCAAGCTGTCCAAGCGCGCTGGCAACATCATCGAGCTCGACGACCTGCAGGCCTGGCTCGGCACGGACGCCCTGCGCTACACGCTCGGCCGCTACCCGGCCGACTCTCCGCTGACGATCGACCCGGAGATCCTGCAGCGCCGCACCAACGACAACCCGGTCTTCTACGTGCAGTACGTGCACGCCCGCACCACGGGTGTCGCGCGCAATGCACTGGCCGCCGGCGTCGATCGCAGCGTGTTCGCGCCCGAGCTGCTCGACCACGAGACGGAGTCCGCGCTGCTCGGCGGTCTGCAGGAGTTCCCGCGCATCGTCGCCCAGGCGGCCACGCTGCGAGAGCCCCACCGTGTCGCCCGCTACCTCGAGGAGCTGGCCGGCCTCTACCACCGCTGGTACGACAACTGCCGCGTCACCCCTCTGGGCGACGAGCCCGTGGCCGATGTGCACCGCACCCGCCTCTGGCTGAACGACGCGACGGGCCAGGTCATCCGCAACGGGCTCGGCCTGCTCGGCGTCAGCGCACCGGAACGGATGTAA
- a CDS encoding DUF2993 domain-containing protein — translation MEANTVTPAEAGGVTRSRRPLVIVVSIVVGIAVLIGLFFVADAIVRGVAEQRVADEIVSQFPDNVTATPTVTIGGTSVIAQYLGGSFEDITISAPDAVLDGIPADVTLHATGYPVDDSQPVTAVSGTATLSEDALNQLIERTAPNSAVQLGDGELSYAASATFFGFTVGYRVTGELEAAGDHVLITPTGADVTAGGGNLDLSNLVEMIVGSDPVSVCTAQYLPEGVDVADIDVAPGSVTVRLAASDLVIDENTLETLGSCTP, via the coding sequence ATGGAGGCGAACACAGTGACGCCGGCCGAGGCGGGCGGTGTGACGCGCAGCCGACGGCCGCTCGTGATCGTGGTGAGCATCGTCGTCGGCATCGCCGTGCTCATCGGGCTCTTCTTCGTCGCCGACGCCATCGTGCGCGGCGTCGCGGAACAGCGGGTCGCCGACGAGATCGTCAGCCAGTTCCCCGACAACGTCACGGCAACCCCGACCGTCACCATCGGCGGCACCAGCGTGATCGCGCAGTACCTCGGCGGCAGCTTCGAGGACATCACGATCTCGGCCCCGGATGCCGTCCTCGACGGCATTCCGGCCGATGTCACCCTGCACGCCACCGGCTACCCCGTCGATGACAGCCAGCCCGTGACGGCGGTGAGCGGAACGGCGACGCTCAGCGAGGACGCCCTCAACCAGCTGATCGAGCGGACGGCGCCGAACTCGGCCGTGCAGCTCGGCGATGGGGAACTGAGCTACGCGGCATCCGCGACCTTTTTCGGCTTCACCGTCGGCTACCGGGTCACCGGCGAGCTCGAGGCGGCGGGCGACCACGTGCTCATCACGCCAACGGGTGCCGATGTCACGGCGGGCGGGGGCAATCTCGACCTCAGCAACCTCGTCGAGATGATCGTCGGCTCGGACCCGGTCAGCGTGTGCACTGCGCAGTACCTGCCGGAGGGCGTCGACGTCGCCGACATCGACGTCGCCCCCGGCAGCGTCACCGTGCGCCTGGCCGCGAGCGATCTCGTGATCGACGAGAACACGCTCGAGACGCTCGGGAGTTGCACGCCGTAA
- the lysA gene encoding diaminopimelate decarboxylase yields the protein MFALAPEWLTVPVDANALDPAIWPENAERTASGEISIAGVSASELAAQFGTPLYVFDEDDVRARAEHMRVTFESAFAAVGTTVSVYYAGKAFLSTAVVGWVREAGLRVDVCSGGELAVALAGGADAAQLGFHGNNKSIAEIERAVGLGLGTIVIDSAIEIERVAAAATRLGRTQAVRLRVNSGVHAHTHEFLATAHEDQKFGITLADAAELVAAIRAQSSLDFRGLHCHIGSQIFDAAGFAESAARLLSLHAELLADGPVPELNLGGGFGIAYTAADTPTPLEELAAGMAAAVAAVCARLQIPLPHIAIEPGRSIVGPGGITLYEVGTTKQVTVPDAASNDGDDVTRLYVSVDGGMSDNARPALYGADYTVRVANRAPAASVRLVRVAGKHCESGDIVVDADYLPGDVAPGDLVAVAATGAYCFSLASNYNYLGRPPVVAVRRGVARVIVRGETETDLLARDTGVAPTTTNEERIR from the coding sequence ATATTCGCCCTTGCCCCCGAATGGCTGACCGTTCCGGTCGACGCCAATGCGCTCGATCCAGCCATCTGGCCGGAGAACGCCGAGCGCACCGCGAGCGGTGAGATCAGCATCGCCGGGGTGAGCGCCTCCGAGCTCGCCGCCCAGTTCGGCACCCCGCTCTACGTCTTCGACGAGGACGACGTCCGCGCGCGCGCCGAGCACATGCGCGTAACATTCGAGTCCGCCTTCGCAGCCGTCGGCACCACTGTCTCCGTCTACTACGCGGGCAAGGCCTTCCTCAGCACCGCCGTCGTCGGCTGGGTGCGCGAGGCCGGCCTCCGCGTCGACGTGTGCAGCGGCGGCGAGCTGGCCGTCGCCCTCGCCGGTGGCGCGGATGCCGCCCAGCTCGGTTTCCACGGCAACAACAAGTCGATCGCCGAGATCGAGCGCGCCGTCGGCCTCGGCCTCGGCACCATCGTGATCGACAGCGCGATCGAGATCGAGCGCGTCGCCGCGGCCGCCACGCGGCTCGGCCGCACGCAGGCCGTGCGCCTGCGCGTGAACAGCGGCGTGCACGCGCACACCCACGAGTTCCTGGCGACCGCCCACGAGGACCAGAAGTTCGGCATCACGCTCGCCGACGCCGCCGAGCTCGTCGCCGCGATCCGGGCACAGAGCAGCCTCGACTTCCGTGGCCTGCACTGCCACATCGGCTCGCAGATCTTCGACGCGGCCGGCTTCGCCGAGTCGGCGGCCCGCCTGCTCTCCCTGCACGCGGAGCTGCTGGCCGACGGCCCCGTCCCCGAGCTCAACCTCGGCGGCGGCTTCGGCATCGCGTACACGGCCGCAGACACCCCGACCCCGCTCGAGGAGCTCGCAGCCGGCATGGCGGCGGCCGTCGCCGCCGTGTGCGCGCGCCTGCAGATCCCGCTGCCGCACATCGCCATCGAGCCTGGCCGCTCCATCGTCGGTCCAGGCGGCATCACGCTCTACGAGGTCGGCACGACCAAGCAGGTGACGGTTCCGGATGCCGCGTCGAACGACGGTGACGATGTCACCCGCCTCTACGTGAGCGTCGACGGCGGCATGAGCGACAACGCCCGCCCAGCGCTCTACGGCGCCGACTACACGGTGCGGGTGGCCAATCGGGCGCCTGCGGCATCCGTGCGCCTCGTGCGCGTCGCCGGCAAGCACTGCGAGTCCGGCGACATCGTCGTCGATGCCGACTACCTGCCAGGCGACGTCGCCCCAGGCGACCTCGTGGCCGTCGCCGCGACCGGCGCATACTGCTTCTCGCTCGCGAGCAACTACAACTACCTCGGCCGCCCGCCCGTCGTCGCCGTGCGACGCGGCGTTGCCCGCGTGATCGTGCGCGGCGAGACCGAGACCGACCTGCTGGCCCGCGACACCGGTGTCGCCCCAACAACAACCAACGAGGAGCGCATCCGATGA
- a CDS encoding homoserine dehydrogenase — MIAYRSLRVALLGGGSVGAQVARLLLEEQDELALRVGAKLELIGIAVRDVTATRTVDLPQELFTTDAESLILGADVVIELMGGIEPARTLILQALSSGADVVTANKALIATHGPELFALAEQVGAQLNYEAAVGGAIPIIRPLRDSLAGDTVHRILGIVNGTTNFILDQMDSTGATLEDALATATELGYAEADPTADIGGFDAAQKAAILAGLAFHTTVPIESVYREGITEVSAEQIASAQKAGYVVKLLAVCERVTDPATGAEGVSARVHPAMVPREHPLAAVRGANNAVFVEAESAGSLMFYGAGAGGVETASAVLGDLVSLGRRHVAGGPGLGESTHSELPILDIGSVSTRYSVSLEVADESGVLATIAGVFAEHGVSVELVEQSVRGDSGTATLVIGTHKAPEAALAATVDALSSNSVVTSVASVIRVEGAQRP; from the coding sequence ATGATCGCCTACCGTTCCCTGCGCGTCGCCCTCCTGGGCGGCGGCTCCGTCGGCGCCCAGGTGGCCCGCTTGCTGCTCGAAGAGCAGGACGAGCTCGCACTGCGCGTCGGCGCCAAGCTCGAGCTCATCGGCATCGCCGTGCGTGACGTCACCGCCACGCGTACGGTCGACCTCCCGCAGGAGCTCTTCACCACGGATGCCGAGTCCCTGATCCTCGGCGCTGACGTCGTGATCGAGCTGATGGGCGGTATCGAGCCGGCCCGCACGCTGATCCTGCAGGCGCTCAGCTCCGGAGCCGACGTCGTCACAGCCAACAAGGCGCTGATCGCAACGCACGGCCCCGAACTGTTCGCGCTGGCGGAGCAGGTCGGCGCCCAGCTCAACTACGAGGCAGCCGTCGGCGGCGCGATCCCGATCATCCGGCCGTTGCGTGACAGCCTCGCCGGTGACACCGTCCACCGCATCCTCGGCATCGTCAACGGCACGACGAACTTCATCCTCGACCAGATGGACTCGACAGGCGCGACGCTCGAGGACGCCCTCGCCACGGCGACGGAACTCGGCTACGCCGAGGCCGACCCGACCGCGGACATCGGCGGCTTCGACGCGGCGCAGAAGGCCGCGATCCTCGCCGGCCTCGCCTTCCACACCACTGTTCCGATCGAATCGGTCTACCGCGAGGGCATCACGGAGGTGTCGGCCGAGCAGATCGCCTCGGCGCAGAAGGCCGGCTACGTCGTGAAGCTCCTCGCCGTGTGCGAGCGGGTCACCGATCCGGCCACCGGCGCTGAGGGCGTCTCCGCCCGCGTGCACCCGGCCATGGTTCCCCGCGAGCACCCGCTTGCCGCCGTGCGCGGCGCCAACAATGCCGTCTTCGTCGAGGCGGAGTCAGCAGGCAGCCTGATGTTCTACGGTGCTGGCGCCGGTGGGGTCGAGACGGCATCCGCGGTGCTCGGCGACCTCGTCTCGCTCGGCCGCCGCCACGTCGCGGGAGGCCCCGGCCTCGGCGAATCCACCCACTCCGAACTCCCGATCCTCGACATCGGCAGCGTGAGCACGCGCTACTCGGTGAGCCTCGAGGTCGCCGACGAGTCCGGTGTGCTCGCAACGATCGCCGGCGTCTTCGCCGAGCACGGTGTCTCGGTCGAGCTCGTCGAGCAGTCGGTCCGCGGAGACTCCGGCACGGCTACCCTTGTGATCGGAACCCACAAAGCCCCCGAGGCGGCCCTCGCCGCAACGGTCGACGCCTTGTCGTCAAACAGTGTTGTGACATCCGTCGCATCCGTCATCAGAGTTGAAGGAGCCCAGCGCCCATGA
- the thrC gene encoding threonine synthase, with protein MNAQPSPTSRQWRGVLREYADRLNVTDATPVITLGEGGTPLIPAAALSARTGAQVWVKFEGMNPTGSFKDRGMTMAISKAVEAGAKAVICASTGNTSASAAAYATHAGITAAVLVPEGKIAMGKLSQAVVHNAQLLQVQGNFDDCLDIARDLAANYPVHLVNSVNPDRIEGQKTAAFEVVEALGDAPDFHIVPVGNAGNYTAYFRGYSEELERGATSKLPRMFGFQAAGSAPLVLGHVVKNPETIASAIRIGNPASWELALNAREVSNGYFGAIDDARILEAYRILAGEVGIFVEPASAISVAGLLEQADAGKIPAGATVVLTVTGHGLKDPQWALQTADGSAVQPTIVPVDTAEIAGVLGLAKA; from the coding sequence ATGAACGCCCAGCCCAGCCCCACTTCACGGCAATGGCGCGGCGTGCTGCGTGAATACGCGGACCGCCTGAACGTGACGGATGCCACCCCCGTCATCACCCTGGGTGAGGGTGGAACCCCGCTCATTCCGGCCGCGGCGCTCTCCGCCCGCACCGGTGCACAGGTGTGGGTCAAGTTCGAGGGAATGAACCCGACCGGTTCGTTCAAGGACCGCGGCATGACCATGGCCATCTCCAAGGCCGTCGAGGCCGGAGCCAAGGCCGTCATCTGCGCGTCGACCGGCAACACCTCGGCATCCGCGGCCGCGTACGCCACCCACGCGGGCATCACGGCCGCCGTGCTGGTGCCGGAGGGCAAGATCGCCATGGGCAAGCTCAGCCAGGCGGTCGTGCACAACGCACAGCTGCTGCAGGTGCAGGGCAACTTCGACGACTGCCTCGACATCGCCCGCGACCTCGCGGCCAACTACCCGGTGCACCTGGTCAACTCGGTCAACCCCGACCGTATCGAGGGCCAGAAGACGGCGGCATTCGAGGTCGTCGAGGCGCTCGGCGACGCCCCGGACTTCCACATCGTTCCCGTCGGCAACGCCGGTAACTACACGGCATACTTCCGCGGCTACAGCGAAGAGCTCGAGCGTGGCGCAACCAGCAAGCTGCCGCGCATGTTCGGCTTCCAGGCCGCGGGCTCCGCGCCGCTCGTGCTCGGCCACGTCGTCAAGAACCCCGAGACGATCGCGAGCGCCATCCGCATCGGCAACCCGGCATCGTGGGAGCTCGCCCTGAACGCGCGTGAGGTCAGCAACGGCTACTTCGGCGCCATCGACGACGCGCGCATCCTCGAGGCGTACCGCATCCTCGCCGGCGAGGTGGGCATCTTCGTCGAGCCGGCCTCCGCCATCAGCGTCGCCGGCCTGCTCGAGCAGGCGGATGCCGGCAAGATCCCCGCCGGCGCCACCGTCGTGCTCACGGTCACCGGACACGGCCTGAAGGACCCGCAGTGGGCACTGCAGACCGCAGACGGCTCGGCCGTCCAGCCCACGATCGTCCCGGTCGACACCGCAGAGATCGCCGGCGTGCTCGGCCTGGCCAAGGCATGA
- the thrB gene encoding homoserine kinase, with amino-acid sequence MPGAENAQRNTPLTELGALIDGRRVEVKVPATTANLGPGFDTLGLALAQYDDLVVTASATPGVSVDVSGVGAGEVPTDESHLVVRAIAHSLAHYGYALPGLHLEAHNTIPHGRGLGSSGAAISAGVIAARGLLAGIVDMSDADALVLATELEGHPDNVAPALFGGLTIAWMTPEGPQHKKLMVHRGVSPVVFVPEAEMSTALARSLQPESVPHEDAVFNVSRSALLIAALIQSPELLLAATEDKLHQNYRAAAMPETNRLISLLREAGLPAVVSGAGPSILVLASDPSQRLIAAELVAQHAETPWQARMLAVDVKGTVLSVS; translated from the coding sequence ATGCCCGGCGCCGAGAACGCGCAGCGGAACACTCCGTTGACCGAGCTCGGCGCACTCATCGACGGCCGCCGCGTCGAGGTCAAGGTTCCGGCCACCACCGCGAACCTCGGCCCCGGCTTCGACACCCTCGGCCTGGCGCTGGCCCAGTACGACGACCTCGTCGTCACGGCATCCGCGACCCCTGGCGTCTCCGTCGATGTCAGCGGTGTCGGTGCCGGCGAGGTGCCGACCGACGAATCGCACCTCGTCGTCCGCGCCATCGCGCACTCGCTGGCGCACTACGGCTACGCCCTGCCCGGTCTGCACCTCGAGGCGCACAACACGATCCCGCACGGTCGTGGCCTCGGATCCTCCGGTGCGGCGATCTCGGCCGGCGTCATCGCCGCCCGCGGTCTGCTCGCCGGCATCGTCGACATGAGCGATGCCGACGCGCTGGTGCTGGCCACCGAGCTGGAGGGCCACCCAGACAACGTCGCGCCCGCCCTCTTCGGCGGACTGACGATCGCGTGGATGACGCCAGAGGGACCGCAGCACAAGAAGCTGATGGTGCACCGCGGCGTCTCGCCGGTCGTCTTCGTTCCGGAGGCCGAGATGTCGACGGCGCTGGCGCGCAGCCTGCAGCCGGAGTCCGTCCCGCACGAGGACGCCGTGTTCAACGTCTCGCGCTCGGCACTGCTGATCGCGGCCCTCATCCAGAGCCCCGAGCTGCTGCTCGCGGCCACAGAAGACAAACTGCACCAGAACTACCGTGCGGCCGCGATGCCGGAGACGAACCGTCTCATCTCGCTGCTGCGTGAGGCTGGCCTCCCGGCCGTCGTCTCCGGTGCTGGTCCATCGATTCTGGTGCTGGCGAGCGACCCCAGCCAGCGCCTGATTGCGGCGGAGCTCGTCGCGCAGCACGCGGAGACCCCGTGGCAGGCGCGCATGCTCGCCGTCGACGTCAAGGGAACGGTGCTCAGCGTCAGCTAG
- the rho gene encoding transcription termination factor Rho, producing the protein MTDVTPGATGAHTRTALNALRVAELQALANELGISGAGKLRKGELVDAITESQAAAASAPVEAPAAPVAAPVVAEAPAAHAESPAAPAADEVPAVQPARAKRGPRRASTSTAAAGHINIEGGTGLDSLVPALDAVAANKAQKVEQAQKVEQTEKAAETESGEAAAEKPAGQNERGGRNRRKNGRATDATATAEAAPAAEAAGDAAGAAEPAESDAAAPAAEEPRQGRGRNRNRNKQQNNAEQSEDRQQGERQQGDRQQGERQGNQRGQRGQQQDGQGAQQGQNRGERDSAREQRELLDGERGGRSRYRDRKRRGGASDEDFEPELSDDDVLVPVAGILDVLDNYAFVRTSGYLPGPSDVYVSLGQVKKYNLRKGDAVVGSIRQPREGDASGRQKYNAIVKVDSINGQTVDEAAARVEFQKLTPLYPQERLRLETESGKLTQRIIDLVAPIGKGQRGLIVAPPKAGKTIVLQQIASAIAINNPEVHLMVVLVDERPEEVTDMQRTVKGEVIASTFDRPAEDHTTVAELAIERAKRLVELGHDVVVLLDSITRLGRAYNLAAPASGRILSGGVDASALYPPKRFFGAARNIENGGSLTILATALIETGSKMDEVIFEEFKGTGNMELRLSRQLADKRIFPAVDVNASGTRREEMLMSADEVRITWKLRRALAGLDQQAALEAVLGRLKETQSNVEFLMQVQKTMPAGGASHENDHR; encoded by the coding sequence ATGACTGATGTCACACCCGGCGCCACCGGCGCCCACACCCGCACCGCACTGAACGCCCTGCGCGTCGCCGAGCTCCAGGCTCTGGCGAACGAGCTCGGCATCAGCGGCGCAGGCAAGCTCCGCAAGGGCGAGCTCGTCGACGCCATCACCGAGTCGCAGGCCGCAGCGGCCTCCGCGCCGGTGGAGGCCCCGGCCGCACCGGTCGCCGCACCGGTCGTCGCTGAGGCTCCGGCCGCTCACGCAGAGTCGCCCGCCGCTCCGGCCGCTGACGAGGTTCCGGCAGTGCAGCCGGCCCGCGCCAAGCGTGGACCGCGTCGCGCGAGCACCTCGACCGCGGCAGCCGGCCACATCAACATCGAAGGCGGGACCGGGCTCGACAGCCTCGTGCCCGCGCTCGACGCCGTCGCCGCCAACAAGGCCCAGAAGGTCGAGCAGGCCCAGAAGGTCGAGCAGACCGAGAAGGCCGCAGAAACCGAGTCGGGCGAGGCAGCCGCAGAGAAGCCGGCCGGCCAGAACGAGCGTGGCGGTCGCAACCGTCGCAAGAACGGCCGCGCAACGGATGCCACGGCAACCGCTGAGGCAGCACCCGCCGCAGAGGCAGCAGGCGACGCCGCCGGCGCAGCCGAGCCGGCCGAATCGGACGCCGCGGCGCCGGCAGCCGAGGAGCCCCGCCAGGGCCGCGGTCGCAACCGCAACCGCAACAAGCAGCAGAACAACGCAGAGCAGTCGGAGGACCGCCAGCAGGGCGAGCGCCAGCAGGGCGACCGTCAGCAGGGCGAGCGTCAGGGCAACCAGCGCGGTCAGCGCGGCCAGCAGCAGGACGGCCAGGGCGCCCAGCAGGGTCAGAACCGCGGCGAGCGTGACAGCGCCCGCGAGCAGCGCGAGCTGCTCGACGGTGAGCGCGGCGGCCGCAGCCGTTACCGTGACCGCAAGCGTCGCGGCGGAGCGAGCGACGAGGACTTCGAGCCGGAGCTCAGCGACGACGACGTGCTCGTTCCCGTCGCCGGCATCCTCGACGTGCTCGACAACTACGCCTTCGTGCGCACCAGCGGCTACCTGCCGGGACCGAGCGACGTCTACGTCTCGCTCGGCCAGGTCAAGAAGTACAACCTCCGCAAGGGTGACGCCGTCGTCGGCTCCATCCGCCAGCCGCGCGAGGGTGACGCCAGCGGTCGACAGAAGTACAACGCGATCGTCAAGGTCGACTCGATCAACGGCCAGACCGTCGACGAGGCTGCCGCCCGCGTCGAGTTCCAGAAGCTGACCCCGCTCTACCCGCAGGAGCGCCTGCGCCTCGAAACCGAGTCGGGCAAGCTCACGCAGCGCATCATCGACCTCGTCGCCCCGATCGGCAAAGGCCAGCGCGGCCTGATCGTCGCGCCGCCGAAGGCCGGTAAGACGATCGTGCTGCAGCAGATCGCCAGCGCCATCGCCATCAACAACCCCGAAGTCCACCTCATGGTCGTTCTGGTCGACGAGCGCCCCGAAGAGGTCACCGACATGCAGCGCACCGTCAAGGGTGAGGTCATCGCCTCCACCTTCGACCGCCCGGCAGAGGACCACACCACCGTCGCGGAGCTCGCCATCGAGCGTGCAAAGCGCCTCGTCGAGCTCGGCCACGACGTCGTCGTGCTGCTCGACTCGATCACGCGCCTCGGCCGTGCGTACAACCTGGCTGCCCCGGCATCCGGTCGCATCCTCTCCGGCGGTGTCGACGCCTCGGCGCTCTACCCGCCCAAGCGCTTCTTCGGCGCTGCCCGCAACATCGAGAACGGTGGCTCGCTCACCATCCTGGCGACCGCGCTCATCGAGACCGGCTCCAAGATGGACGAGGTCATCTTCGAGGAGTTCAAGGGCACCGGCAACATGGAGCTGCGCCTCTCGCGTCAGCTCGCTGACAAGCGCATCTTCCCGGCCGTCGACGTCAACGCGTCCGGCACCCGCCGCGAAGAGATGCTGATGAGCGCTGACGAGGTCCGGATCACCTGGAAGCTGCGTCGCGCCCTCGCTGGTCTCGACCAGCAGGCGGCCCTCGAGGCCGTGCTCGGCCGTCTCAAGGAGACCCAGTCCAACGTCGAGTTCCTCATGCAGGTGCAGAAGACGATGCCGGCCGGTGGCGCGAGCCACGAGAACGACCACCGCTAG
- the prfA gene encoding peptide chain release factor 1: MFESVQVLFKEHAELQEQLADPALHADPARAKKVNRRYAELSKIVAAHEGWVQAQEDLAAAKELAKEDDAFAEELPAMEEQLATAQEKLRRLLIPRDPDDGRDVIMEIKGGEGGAESALFAADLLRMYIQYAASKGWKTEMLESDESDLGGYKNVQIAIKSNATDPSQGVWAHLKYEGGVHRVQRVPATETQGRIHTSTTGVLVFPEVDEPEEVEIHANDLKIDVYRSSGPGGQSVNTTDSAVRITHLPTGIVVAMQNEKSQLQNREAGMRVLRARILARRQEEQAELDSAKRKTQIRTMDRSERIRTYNFPENRIADHRTGYKAYNLDSVMNGALEPVIESAIHADEEARLADIGDQG; encoded by the coding sequence ATGTTTGAATCTGTCCAGGTTCTGTTCAAGGAACACGCCGAACTGCAGGAGCAGCTCGCCGACCCCGCGTTGCACGCGGACCCGGCGCGCGCCAAGAAGGTGAACCGGCGCTACGCCGAGCTGTCGAAGATCGTCGCGGCGCACGAGGGCTGGGTCCAGGCCCAGGAAGACCTCGCCGCGGCCAAGGAGCTGGCGAAGGAGGACGACGCCTTCGCCGAGGAGCTCCCGGCCATGGAGGAGCAGCTGGCGACCGCGCAGGAGAAGCTGCGCCGTCTGCTGATCCCGCGCGACCCGGATGACGGCCGCGACGTGATCATGGAGATCAAGGGTGGCGAGGGCGGCGCGGAGAGCGCGCTGTTCGCCGCGGACCTGCTGCGCATGTACATCCAGTACGCGGCATCCAAGGGCTGGAAGACCGAGATGCTCGAGAGCGACGAGAGCGACCTCGGCGGCTACAAGAACGTGCAGATCGCTATCAAGTCGAACGCGACCGACCCGTCGCAGGGCGTCTGGGCGCACCTCAAGTACGAGGGCGGCGTGCACCGCGTGCAGCGCGTGCCGGCCACCGAGACGCAGGGGCGCATCCACACCTCCACCACCGGCGTCCTCGTCTTTCCAGAGGTCGACGAGCCGGAGGAGGTCGAGATCCACGCGAACGACCTCAAGATCGACGTCTACCGCTCGAGCGGCCCAGGCGGCCAGTCGGTCAACACGACCGACTCCGCCGTGCGCATCACCCACCTCCCGACCGGCATCGTCGTCGCCATGCAGAACGAGAAGAGCCAGCTGCAGAACCGCGAGGCAGGCATGCGCGTGCTGCGCGCCCGCATCCTGGCCCGCCGCCAGGAGGAGCAGGCAGAGCTGGACAGCGCCAAGCGCAAGACGCAGATCCGCACTATGGACCGTTCAGAGCGCATCCGCACGTACAACTTCCCGGAGAACCGCATCGCGGATCACCGCACCGGGTACAAGGCGTACAACCTCGACTCCGTCATGAACGGCGCGCTCGAGCCCGTCATCGAATCGGCGATCCACGCCGACGAGGAGGCGCGCCTGGCCGACATCGGCGACCAGGGCTAA